Proteins encoded in a region of the Nocardia asteroides genome:
- a CDS encoding acetyl-CoA C-acyltransferase: MRDAVIVEAVRTPIGKGKPNGALHNVNAVDLLAHSLREVVDRSGIDPALIDDVIGGVVTQFGEQGANMTRRAALAAGYPESVPATTVDRQCGSSQQAIHFAAQGVIAGAYDIVVAAGVESMGRIPMGANLVGAQDISGVGFAERYPEGLVSQGISAELIAAKWGLTRGQLDEFALASHEKAALATKNGLFAKELAPINGLATDEGIRVGSTLETLAALRPAYYDPAMAARFPQIGWEITAASASQVSDGSAAVLIMTSERAEQLGLKPLARLHSFAVAGDDPLFMLTAVIPATEKVLRRAGLRLSDIDLFEINEAFSPVVLAWAHDTGADLAKVNVNGGAIAIGHPLGASGARLMTTLVHAMQDRGARYGLQTMCEAGGLANATIIERI, from the coding sequence ATGAGAGACGCGGTGATTGTCGAGGCGGTACGGACCCCGATCGGCAAAGGCAAGCCGAACGGCGCACTGCACAACGTCAACGCGGTGGATCTGCTGGCCCACAGCCTGCGCGAGGTGGTGGACCGCAGCGGCATCGATCCCGCACTCATCGACGACGTGATCGGCGGCGTGGTCACACAGTTCGGTGAGCAGGGCGCGAATATGACCAGGCGGGCCGCGCTGGCCGCCGGCTATCCCGAATCCGTCCCGGCGACCACGGTCGACCGGCAGTGCGGCAGCAGCCAGCAGGCGATCCACTTCGCCGCGCAAGGCGTGATCGCGGGCGCTTACGACATCGTGGTCGCCGCGGGCGTGGAGTCGATGGGCCGGATTCCCATGGGCGCCAACCTGGTCGGCGCGCAGGACATCTCCGGGGTCGGTTTCGCCGAGCGATACCCGGAGGGCCTGGTGTCGCAGGGCATCAGCGCCGAGCTGATCGCCGCCAAGTGGGGCCTGACCCGCGGCCAACTGGACGAGTTCGCGCTCGCCAGCCACGAGAAGGCGGCGCTGGCCACCAAGAACGGGCTGTTCGCCAAAGAACTCGCGCCGATCAACGGACTCGCCACCGACGAGGGCATCCGGGTCGGCAGCACCTTGGAGACGCTGGCCGCACTCCGCCCGGCGTATTACGACCCGGCCATGGCCGCCCGCTTCCCGCAGATCGGCTGGGAGATCACGGCCGCCTCCGCCAGTCAGGTCAGCGATGGCAGCGCGGCGGTGCTCATCATGACCAGCGAGCGCGCCGAGCAACTCGGGCTGAAGCCGCTCGCCCGGCTGCACAGCTTCGCGGTGGCCGGTGACGACCCGCTGTTCATGCTCACCGCGGTGATCCCGGCGACCGAGAAAGTGTTGCGACGCGCCGGTCTGCGACTGTCCGACATCGACCTGTTCGAGATCAATGAAGCTTTCTCCCCGGTAGTGCTGGCCTGGGCGCACGACACCGGCGCAGACCTGGCGAAAGTCAACGTCAACGGCGGCGCGATCGCCATCGGACACCCGCTCGGAGCGTCCGGCGCCCGCCTGATGACCACCCTGGTGCACGCCATGCAGGACCGCGGCGCCCGCTACGGCCTGCAAACCATGTGCGAGGCAGGCGGTCTGGCGAACGCCACCATCATCGAACGAATCTGA
- the ugpC gene encoding sn-glycerol-3-phosphate ABC transporter ATP-binding protein UgpC: MATVTFENATRLYPSSAKPAVDRLNLEIEDGEFLVLVGPSGCGKSTSLRMLAGLEDVNGGRILIGDKDVTHAEPKERDIAMVFQNYALYPHMTVAENMGFALKLAKVAKAEKQKRVLEAAKLLDLEPYLDRKPKALSGGQRQRVAMGRAIVRQPQVFLMDEPLSNLDAKLRVQTRTQIAQLQRRLATTTVYVTHDQVEAMTMGDRVAVLKDGLLQQCATPRDLYRDPANVFVAGFMGSPAMNLFTLPVADRRVELGGHELALPRSVADEAGATVTVGIRPEHFELGDGSGIEMEVDVVEELGSDAYIYGRTIADGGSGGETIVARADWRNPPAKGARLRLSTDPEHIYFFDTDGRRLN; the protein is encoded by the coding sequence ATGGCCACTGTGACCTTCGAGAACGCGACGCGGCTCTACCCGAGTTCCGCCAAACCCGCGGTGGATCGGTTGAACCTGGAGATCGAGGACGGTGAGTTCCTCGTTCTGGTCGGTCCCTCCGGCTGCGGGAAGTCGACTTCGCTGCGCATGCTCGCCGGACTGGAGGACGTCAACGGCGGCCGCATCCTGATCGGCGACAAGGACGTGACGCACGCCGAGCCGAAGGAGCGCGACATCGCCATGGTGTTCCAGAACTACGCGCTCTACCCGCACATGACCGTCGCGGAGAACATGGGCTTCGCGTTGAAGCTGGCCAAGGTTGCCAAGGCGGAGAAGCAGAAGAGGGTCCTGGAGGCGGCCAAGCTGCTCGATCTGGAGCCCTACCTGGATCGCAAGCCGAAGGCTCTGTCCGGCGGCCAGCGGCAGCGGGTCGCGATGGGCCGCGCGATCGTGCGCCAGCCGCAGGTGTTCCTGATGGACGAGCCGCTGTCCAACCTGGACGCCAAGTTGCGCGTGCAAACCCGCACCCAGATCGCCCAGTTGCAGCGCAGGCTCGCCACCACCACGGTGTACGTCACCCACGACCAGGTCGAGGCCATGACGATGGGCGACCGGGTAGCCGTACTGAAGGACGGCCTGTTGCAGCAGTGCGCCACGCCGCGCGACCTCTACCGCGATCCGGCCAACGTGTTCGTCGCGGGATTCATGGGCTCACCGGCCATGAACCTGTTCACGCTCCCGGTCGCCGACCGCCGGGTCGAGCTGGGCGGGCACGAGCTCGCGCTGCCGCGATCGGTCGCGGACGAGGCCGGAGCCACCGTGACGGTCGGTATCCGGCCGGAGCACTTCGAGCTGGGCGACGGCTCCGGCATCGAGATGGAGGTCGACGTGGTGGAGGAACTCGGATCCGACGCCTACATCTACGGCCGCACCATCGCCGATGGCGGCTCCGGCGGGGAAACCATTGTGGCGCGCGCGGATTGGCGCAATCCGCCCGCGAAGGGCGCCCGGCTGCGGCTGTCCACCGACCCGGAGCACATCTACTTCTTCGACACCGACGGGCGCCGGCTCAACTGA
- a CDS encoding LLM class F420-dependent oxidoreductase, with product MSRPVRIGVQLQPQHAPEYGLIRDAVLRCEDAGVDIVFNWDHFYPLTGDPDGAHFECWTMLGAFAEQTERVEIGALVTGGGYRNPDLLADMARTVDHISGGRLILGLGAGWFQKDYDEYGYDFGTPGSRLALLKETLARVSARLPKLEPRPIRDLPILIGGGGEKKTLRLVAQYADMWHTFADLDVLARKNKVLAEHCAAVGTDQARIERSVQWPGLEKAPAFVDAGVTTFTIGISGPAYDLAEVQTAVRWRDEVNPEPLSGLA from the coding sequence ATGAGTCGTCCAGTTCGTATCGGAGTCCAGCTCCAGCCGCAGCACGCGCCCGAATACGGGCTCATCCGCGACGCGGTGTTGCGCTGCGAGGACGCGGGTGTCGACATCGTGTTCAACTGGGACCACTTCTACCCGCTCACCGGCGATCCCGACGGCGCGCACTTCGAGTGCTGGACGATGCTGGGCGCGTTCGCCGAGCAGACCGAGCGCGTGGAGATCGGCGCGCTGGTCACCGGCGGCGGTTACCGCAATCCGGACCTGCTGGCCGATATGGCGCGCACGGTCGACCACATCAGCGGCGGCCGGCTGATTCTGGGGCTCGGCGCGGGCTGGTTCCAAAAGGACTACGACGAGTACGGCTACGACTTCGGCACCCCGGGTAGCAGGCTGGCGCTGTTGAAGGAGACCTTGGCCCGGGTCAGCGCCCGGCTCCCGAAACTCGAGCCGCGCCCGATCCGCGACCTGCCGATCCTGATCGGGGGAGGCGGTGAGAAGAAGACGTTGCGGCTGGTCGCGCAGTACGCCGACATGTGGCACACCTTCGCCGACCTGGACGTGCTCGCGCGCAAGAACAAGGTGCTCGCCGAGCACTGCGCCGCCGTCGGCACCGACCAGGCGCGCATCGAGCGCTCCGTGCAGTGGCCCGGCTTGGAGAAGGCGCCCGCCTTCGTCGACGCGGGCGTGACGACGTTCACCATCGGGATCAGTGGACCGGCCTACGACCTGGCCGAAGTCCAGACCGCCGTCCGGTGGCGCGACGAGGTCAATCCGGAACCGCTCAGTGGACTGGCCTGA
- a CDS encoding phosphotriesterase-related protein, whose amino-acid sequence MSTLETARGPIDTTDLGVTLMHEHVFVLTGDIHQNYPAEWGSEEERIADAVRRLRAAYDAGVRTVVDLTVVGLGRYIPRIQRIAEQLPLNLVVATGVYTYDDVPFFFHYRGPALNEIVGAQVPDPMVDMFVGDIRDGIAGTGVKAGMLKCAIDRQGLTAGVERVMRAIARAHLETGVPITVHTHPESRTGLDVKRVMCDEEGVDPGRIVLGHSGDTTDCDHLAELADAGFVLGMDRFGINLDTTFEARADTLIEMVRRGYTDRMVLSQDASCYLDWIEPAAMAALPQWHYTHLFDDVFPYVLERGVTEKQIDTMLVDVPRAFFEARTR is encoded by the coding sequence GTGTCAACGCTGGAAACCGCGCGCGGGCCGATCGACACCACCGACCTCGGGGTGACGTTGATGCATGAGCACGTCTTCGTGCTCACGGGGGATATCCACCAGAACTATCCGGCCGAATGGGGCTCGGAAGAAGAACGTATCGCCGACGCCGTGCGGCGGTTGCGGGCCGCGTACGACGCGGGCGTCCGCACGGTCGTCGATCTGACGGTGGTCGGGCTGGGTCGCTACATTCCGCGGATTCAGCGGATCGCCGAGCAGTTGCCGCTGAACCTCGTGGTCGCGACCGGGGTCTACACCTATGACGATGTCCCCTTCTTCTTCCACTACCGCGGGCCCGCGTTGAACGAGATCGTCGGCGCGCAGGTCCCCGACCCGATGGTCGACATGTTCGTCGGCGACATCCGCGACGGCATCGCGGGCACGGGGGTGAAGGCGGGCATGCTGAAGTGCGCGATCGATCGGCAAGGGCTGACCGCGGGCGTCGAACGGGTGATGCGCGCGATCGCCAGGGCCCATCTCGAGACCGGCGTTCCGATCACCGTGCACACCCATCCGGAGTCGCGGACCGGGCTCGACGTCAAGCGCGTGATGTGCGACGAGGAAGGCGTCGACCCGGGCCGCATCGTGCTCGGTCACAGCGGCGACACCACCGATTGCGATCACCTCGCCGAGTTGGCCGATGCGGGCTTCGTCCTCGGCATGGACCGCTTCGGCATCAACCTCGACACCACCTTCGAAGCCCGCGCGGACACCCTGATCGAGATGGTGCGCCGCGGCTACACCGACCGAATGGTGCTCTCCCAGGACGCCAGCTGCTACCTCGACTGGATCGAGCCCGCCGCCATGGCCGCCCTGCCGCAATGGCACTACACCCACCTGTTCGACGACGTGTTCCCCTACGTGCTCGAACGCGGCGTCACCGAGAAACAGATCGACACCATGCTCGTCGACGTCCCGCGCGCGTTCTTCGAGGCGCGAACACGCTGA
- a CDS encoding o-succinylbenzoate synthase produces MSDSAAQNIVYAIPMRTRFRGITVREGMLIRGPLGWGEFCPFPEYDDREAAAWLSTALEQVTTGWPEPVRDRIPINCTVPAVDAEQAHAIVARSGCRTAKVKVADHPESLAEDLARVEAVRDALGSGGAIRVDANAVWDVDTAVRHIQRIDKAAGGLEYVEQPCRTIEELAAVRRRVDVRIAADESIRRAEDPLRVAVAGAADIAVLKCTPLGGVRRALQVAEAAGLPCVVSSALETSVGLAAQLALAGALPELDFACGLGTSSLLTGDVTPGLLRPSDGYLPVLRTPPQPDPELMEHHRHPDPARTAWWRERLARVTALVAPAPPP; encoded by the coding sequence ATGAGCGACTCCGCAGCGCAGAACATCGTCTACGCCATTCCGATGCGCACCCGTTTCCGTGGCATCACGGTGCGCGAGGGAATGCTGATCCGGGGACCGCTCGGGTGGGGTGAATTCTGCCCGTTTCCCGAATACGACGATCGGGAGGCCGCCGCCTGGTTGTCCACCGCCTTGGAGCAGGTGACGACAGGCTGGCCCGAGCCGGTGCGGGATCGGATCCCGATCAACTGCACCGTGCCTGCCGTGGACGCGGAGCAGGCGCACGCGATCGTGGCCCGCTCCGGCTGCCGCACCGCCAAGGTGAAGGTCGCCGACCACCCCGAATCGCTCGCGGAGGATCTGGCCCGGGTGGAGGCGGTGCGCGACGCGCTCGGCTCCGGCGGCGCCATCCGGGTCGACGCCAACGCGGTCTGGGATGTCGACACCGCCGTGCGCCACATCCAGCGGATCGATAAGGCCGCGGGCGGGCTGGAGTACGTCGAACAGCCGTGCCGGACCATCGAGGAACTCGCCGCGGTGCGCCGCCGCGTCGACGTCCGCATCGCCGCCGACGAATCCATCCGCCGCGCCGAAGACCCGCTGCGGGTCGCGGTCGCCGGGGCTGCGGACATCGCCGTCCTCAAGTGCACGCCGCTGGGCGGCGTCCGCCGCGCCCTCCAGGTGGCGGAGGCGGCGGGACTGCCCTGCGTGGTCTCCTCCGCCTTGGAGACCAGCGTCGGCCTCGCCGCGCAACTGGCGCTGGCCGGCGCGCTTCCCGAACTCGATTTCGCCTGCGGTCTGGGGACTTCGAGTCTGCTCACCGGTGACGTGACGCCGGGATTGCTGCGCCCCTCGGACGGTTATCTCCCGGTCCTGCGCACCCCGCCCCAGCCTGACCCCGAACTGATGGAACATCACCGTCATCCCGACCCCGCGCGCACGGCGTGGTGGCGGGAGCGGTTGGCCCGCGTCACCGCCTTGGTCGCACCGGCCCCGCCTCCCTGA
- a CDS encoding helix-turn-helix domain-containing protein encodes MADRDDEVVRAVVSAILRDREQLIAELSAIIRAQVEALDLDARLRDLFEAGTTDNLKSVLDFVQNDAAEHEVHAPARALVYARTLAQRDVPLSALIRAYRVGQAGFLDLAMRYAVDLGGPDSAAAIIRIVNRTAVYIDRVCEHVGVAYEQERDRWVGSRSGLRQEWVARVLDGSADDIGQAEQVLRYPLTGHHVAVNAWTDPQLSARTALDVLDAVRAALAPLFGNPRRALLVPTDEREVRLWFSASRDLKIDADAIESSLAAMSLPVRVAVGGLGADVAGFRRSLRQADRVRELVLLAGPGAPRAVSHDQVAAVALMSGDIEELRRFVADCLGELVTDDQRNLWLRETLRVFLANNRSYAAAAQELAVHRNTIQYRVRQALDLIGHTFDDHDRTLHLHLALQAARWLGPAVLHRVH; translated from the coding sequence GTGGCCGACCGCGATGACGAGGTGGTTCGCGCGGTCGTCTCGGCGATTCTGCGTGATCGCGAGCAGCTGATCGCCGAGTTGTCGGCGATCATCCGCGCACAGGTCGAGGCGCTCGACCTGGACGCCCGGCTCCGCGATCTGTTCGAAGCGGGCACCACCGACAATTTGAAGTCTGTTCTCGACTTCGTCCAGAACGACGCCGCCGAGCACGAGGTGCACGCCCCGGCCCGAGCGCTGGTGTACGCGCGGACCCTCGCCCAGCGTGATGTCCCGTTGTCGGCGCTGATTCGCGCGTACCGCGTTGGGCAGGCCGGTTTTCTCGATCTCGCGATGCGCTACGCCGTGGACCTGGGCGGTCCCGACAGCGCGGCGGCCATCATCCGGATCGTCAACCGCACGGCGGTGTACATCGACCGGGTCTGCGAGCACGTCGGGGTGGCGTACGAACAGGAACGCGACCGGTGGGTGGGCAGTCGCAGCGGACTGCGACAGGAATGGGTGGCCCGGGTACTCGACGGCTCGGCCGACGACATCGGCCAGGCCGAGCAAGTGCTGCGCTATCCCCTCACCGGCCACCACGTCGCGGTGAACGCCTGGACCGACCCGCAGCTGTCGGCACGGACCGCGTTGGATGTCCTCGATGCCGTTCGCGCGGCGCTGGCTCCGCTGTTCGGCAACCCGCGCAGGGCGTTGCTGGTGCCGACCGACGAACGGGAAGTTCGGCTGTGGTTCTCGGCTTCCCGTGACCTGAAAATCGATGCCGACGCCATCGAGAGCTCGCTGGCGGCCATGTCGCTGCCGGTCCGGGTGGCGGTAGGCGGGCTCGGCGCAGACGTGGCGGGTTTCCGTCGCAGCCTGCGCCAAGCCGACCGAGTTCGCGAACTCGTGCTGCTCGCCGGTCCGGGGGCGCCCCGGGCGGTGTCACACGATCAGGTGGCAGCCGTCGCGCTGATGAGCGGCGACATAGAGGAACTGCGTCGATTCGTGGCCGACTGCCTGGGTGAGCTGGTCACCGACGACCAACGCAATCTCTGGCTGCGCGAAACCCTGCGTGTGTTCCTCGCCAACAACCGCAGTTACGCCGCGGCGGCCCAGGAATTGGCCGTGCACCGCAACACCATTCAGTACCGGGTGCGGCAGGCGCTCGACCTGATCGGTCACACCTTCGACGATCACGACCGCACGCTCCATCTGCACCTGGCGTTGCAGGCCGCGCGCTGGCTCGGGCCGGCGGTACTGCACCGAGTTCATTGA
- a CDS encoding amino acid ABC transporter ATP-binding protein produces MSASLTGTGLHLTLGHNHVLRGIDIHVDAGKTATVIGPSGSGKSTLLRVLNRLYEPDQGDVLLDGKSVLTENPDRLRQRIGMVFQQFNLFPHKTVAENVALGPRKLRGLSKDQARALAVEQLEIVGLADKADTRPANLSGGQQQRVAIARALAMRPEIMFFDEATSALDPELVKGVLALMADLASGGMSMVVVTHEMGFARTVSDSVVFMDQGQVVETGSPDALFGDAQTPRLQRFLSQVL; encoded by the coding sequence ATGAGTGCCTCCCTCACCGGTACCGGACTGCATCTGACGTTGGGGCACAACCACGTGCTGCGCGGGATCGACATCCACGTCGACGCGGGCAAGACCGCCACCGTCATCGGGCCGTCCGGGTCGGGGAAGTCGACCCTGCTGCGCGTGCTGAACCGGCTGTACGAGCCGGACCAGGGCGACGTGCTGCTGGACGGCAAGTCCGTGCTCACCGAGAACCCGGACCGGCTGCGTCAGCGCATCGGCATGGTGTTCCAGCAATTCAACCTGTTTCCGCACAAGACCGTCGCGGAGAACGTCGCGCTCGGTCCACGCAAGTTGCGCGGCCTGTCCAAGGACCAGGCGCGGGCGTTGGCGGTCGAGCAACTGGAGATCGTCGGCTTGGCCGACAAGGCCGATACCCGGCCCGCCAATCTGTCGGGCGGGCAACAGCAGCGTGTCGCCATCGCGCGGGCGCTGGCGATGCGGCCGGAGATCATGTTCTTCGACGAGGCCACCTCGGCCCTGGACCCCGAGCTGGTGAAGGGGGTGCTCGCCCTGATGGCCGACCTCGCTTCCGGCGGCATGTCGATGGTCGTGGTGACGCACGAGATGGGCTTCGCCCGCACCGTGTCCGACAGCGTCGTCTTCATGGATCAAGGGCAGGTCGTGGAAACCGGCTCGCCCGACGCCCTGTTCGGCGACGCGCAGACGCCGAGACTGCAGAGGTTTCTGTCCCAGGTGCTCTGA
- a CDS encoding helix-turn-helix transcriptional regulator, with protein MMFVMAAVMEGPLADLSSWKAEECSIAKALDIVGTRSAVLILREAYYGTRRFDGFASRVGITDAAAAAQLRNLTEAGVLAKQPYQEEGKRTRHEYVLTRMGRDLLPAVLALMQWGDAYLQPGPAPLLLVEEATGAPVRVQVRSESGRELELEELGVRLNQEYVQQSRERRSGDAEAEKGRRTDATP; from the coding sequence ATGATGTTCGTCATGGCAGCAGTGATGGAAGGACCGTTGGCCGATCTGAGTTCGTGGAAAGCCGAGGAATGCTCGATCGCCAAAGCGCTCGACATCGTCGGCACCCGTTCGGCGGTGCTCATCCTGCGCGAGGCGTACTACGGGACCCGGCGGTTCGACGGTTTCGCCAGCCGGGTCGGAATCACGGACGCGGCCGCCGCCGCCCAGTTGCGCAACCTCACCGAGGCGGGTGTGCTGGCGAAACAGCCGTACCAAGAGGAAGGCAAGCGCACTAGGCACGAATACGTGCTCACCCGGATGGGACGGGATCTGCTACCCGCCGTGCTCGCGCTCATGCAGTGGGGCGATGCCTACTTGCAGCCGGGGCCGGCGCCGCTGCTCTTGGTCGAGGAGGCGACCGGCGCTCCGGTGCGGGTTCAGGTGCGCAGCGAATCCGGCCGCGAACTCGAACTCGAGGAACTGGGCGTGCGGCTCAACCAGGAGTACGTCCAGCAGTCGCGCGAACGTCGCTCGGGCGATGCCGAAGCGGAGAAAGGCCGCCGAACGGACGCGACGCCCTGA
- a CDS encoding TIGR04338 family metallohydrolase has protein sequence MTVRDSQRAKVYDAEQLVRGVFDRADEHGVRTVELYGSQLTLPIERRFASVESVQSYTDKVLALNWVRARWERAAVAVRVRSRAGSTAAHYEAAEGVLAVPLHTGGTAWALRELVILHELAHHLESVPGSAAAHDPEFCDRYVELVDGVVGPEAALLLRTTMLGCGVRIG, from the coding sequence ATGACCGTGCGCGACAGCCAGCGCGCCAAGGTCTACGACGCCGAGCAGCTGGTCCGCGGGGTGTTCGATCGGGCAGACGAGCACGGTGTGCGCACCGTCGAGCTCTACGGCTCGCAGCTCACCTTGCCGATCGAGCGCCGTTTCGCGTCGGTGGAATCCGTGCAGAGCTATACCGACAAGGTGCTGGCGCTCAATTGGGTGCGGGCGCGCTGGGAACGGGCCGCGGTGGCCGTGCGCGTCCGCTCGCGTGCGGGGAGCACCGCTGCGCACTACGAGGCGGCCGAGGGCGTCCTCGCGGTTCCGCTGCACACCGGCGGCACCGCCTGGGCGCTGCGGGAATTGGTCATCCTGCACGAACTGGCGCACCATCTGGAATCGGTCCCCGGGTCGGCGGCCGCGCACGACCCCGAATTCTGCGACCGATACGTGGAACTGGTGGACGGCGTCGTCGGCCCGGAGGCGGCGTTGCTCTTGCGGACGACGATGCTCGGCTGCGGCGTCCGAATCGGGTGA
- a CDS encoding ABC transporter substrate-binding protein/permease, which translates to MAVVPVVRSRALIAVILLAVGLSATACGSGSEDSATERNLCAPPGLAAASAAPTNLASSAAAGSDRYTTASTVPLNSIDVSKLGLITPGKLSVGTLSDAPPSICVDRQGAFTGFDNELLKAIGAKLGLQVEFSGTEFAGLLAQVSGGRFDVGSSNITTTDARRQLVGFTNGYDFGYFSLVVANGSPIKEFSDLDRGTRIAVVQGTVQDEFVVNQLGLDPVKFPDYNTAYANLKSGQVDAWVAPSAQAEGAIEPGDGTSVSQNTFSLDNFVGYAVAKNNQPLIDALNSGLDAVIADGTYAKLYSDWVPRQLPPGWKPGSKAAPAPQLPDFAALAADEQPGRLAQNAPKSTLRQLKDTFFDWSLYRKAFPELIKTGLPNTLILAVVSGALGTAIGMLLAVAGISRTRWLRWPARVYTDIFRGLPAVVIILLIGLGVGPVVRNLTGNNPYWLGAVALALLASAYIGEIFRSGIQSVEAGQLEAARAIGFGYRQSMTLVVIPQGVRRVLPALMNQFIALIKDSSLIYFLGLLATQRELFAVGRDLNAQTGNLSPLVAAGLVYLVLTVPLTHLVNYIDRRMRTGRPDRPLDQVEAATITEGRG; encoded by the coding sequence ATGGCTGTTGTGCCCGTTGTGCGTTCTCGTGCGTTGATCGCCGTGATATTGCTTGCCGTCGGTCTCAGCGCGACGGCGTGCGGCTCCGGCTCCGAGGACTCGGCGACGGAGCGCAATCTCTGCGCACCGCCCGGCCTGGCCGCCGCCTCGGCCGCGCCCACCAACCTGGCCTCCTCGGCCGCCGCGGGCAGCGACCGCTACACCACGGCGAGCACCGTGCCGCTGAACTCGATCGATGTCTCGAAGCTCGGCTTGATCACGCCCGGAAAGCTCAGCGTCGGCACGCTGTCGGACGCCCCGCCGAGCATCTGCGTCGACCGGCAGGGCGCGTTCACCGGTTTCGACAACGAGTTGCTGAAGGCGATCGGCGCCAAGCTCGGTCTCCAGGTGGAGTTCTCCGGCACGGAGTTCGCCGGGCTGCTCGCCCAGGTGTCCGGCGGCCGCTTCGACGTCGGCTCCTCCAACATCACCACCACCGACGCGCGGCGGCAGCTGGTCGGTTTCACCAACGGCTACGACTTCGGTTACTTCTCCCTGGTGGTGGCGAACGGCAGCCCGATCAAGGAGTTCTCCGATCTCGATCGGGGCACTCGGATCGCCGTGGTCCAGGGCACGGTGCAGGACGAGTTCGTGGTGAACCAGCTGGGGCTGGATCCGGTGAAGTTCCCGGACTACAACACCGCCTATGCGAACTTGAAGTCCGGTCAGGTGGACGCATGGGTCGCACCGTCCGCCCAAGCGGAAGGCGCGATCGAGCCGGGTGACGGAACGTCGGTGTCGCAGAACACCTTCAGCCTGGACAACTTCGTCGGATACGCGGTCGCCAAGAACAACCAACCGCTGATCGATGCGCTCAACAGCGGCCTGGACGCGGTGATCGCGGACGGCACCTACGCCAAGCTCTACAGCGACTGGGTGCCACGGCAGCTGCCTCCGGGCTGGAAGCCCGGTTCCAAGGCCGCACCCGCACCGCAGCTGCCGGACTTCGCCGCGCTCGCCGCGGACGAGCAACCGGGACGGCTCGCGCAGAACGCGCCGAAATCCACCTTGCGGCAGTTGAAGGACACGTTCTTCGACTGGTCGCTGTACCGCAAGGCTTTCCCCGAACTGATCAAGACCGGCCTGCCGAACACGCTGATCCTGGCGGTGGTCTCGGGTGCGCTCGGCACCGCCATCGGCATGCTGCTCGCGGTCGCCGGTATCTCGCGAACCCGGTGGCTGCGCTGGCCCGCACGGGTGTACACCGACATCTTCCGCGGCCTGCCCGCCGTGGTGATCATCCTGCTGATCGGTCTCGGTGTCGGCCCGGTGGTGCGCAACCTCACCGGCAACAATCCGTACTGGCTCGGTGCGGTCGCGCTCGCGTTGCTCGCCTCGGCGTATATCGGCGAGATCTTCCGCTCCGGCATCCAATCCGTCGAGGCCGGTCAGCTGGAGGCGGCGCGCGCCATCGGTTTCGGTTACCGCCAGTCGATGACGCTGGTGGTGATCCCGCAAGGGGTGCGCCGGGTGCTGCCGGCCTTGATGAACCAGTTCATCGCCCTCATCAAGGATTCCTCGCTGATCTACTTCCTCGGCCTGCTCGCCACCCAGCGCGAGCTGTTCGCCGTCGGCCGCGATCTCAACGCGCAGACCGGGAATCTCTCGCCACTGGTGGCCGCCGGACTGGTCTATCTGGTCCTGACCGTCCCGCTCACCCACTTGGTGAACTACATCGACCGCCGAATGCGGACCGGCCGACCCGACCGGCCGCTGGACCAGGTCGAGGCGGCCACGATCACGGAAGGGCGCGGATAG